A window of Panacibacter microcysteis contains these coding sequences:
- a CDS encoding PAS domain S-box protein, with protein sequence MSFETQQVHQATLAAIIESSDNTFISADLKSLLTSWNRAAERMSGYTARNDWVRTLFHYSP encoded by the coding sequence ATGAGTTTCGAAACACAGCAGGTTCACCAGGCTACGTTAGCAGCGATCATTGAAAGCTCGGACAACACTTTTATCAGTGCGGATCTGAAAAGCCTGTTAACAAGCTGGAACAGGGCTGCCGAACGTATGTCCGGTTACACAGCAAGAAATGACTGGGTCAGGACATTATTCCATTATTCCCCCTGA
- a CDS encoding AI-2E family transporter, protein MLTKQPLYVKILSVLLILCIVFYTFFIAQGIILPLGFAFLMAVLLYPLEKLLVKIRLPRVAAIIVALLVASLTAFLVVALISYQLASFLDDLPGIKKNLNDFFVNAQSWLDKTFHISKRQQDIAISDAGKNTLTSAKAAAGSTLGALTTSLGNLLLLPIYTFLLMYYRDHLIHFVLRLFDEGEEKRVALVISKIRKVIQQYVTGLLMETGCVAVLNCVGLLLLGIPYAILLGVIGAILNLIPYIGGLVALVLTGIVTLSNTGDTGKTIGSIAVYFVVQFIDNNFLVPRIIGSNVKLNALVSILAVLIGGALCGVGGMFLSLPFVAVLKVIFENVDSLKPWGLLLGDETDARWIKRRKGPELAGTGADQTPK, encoded by the coding sequence ATGTTAACGAAACAACCGCTTTACGTAAAAATCCTCTCCGTCCTCCTGATCCTTTGTATTGTTTTCTACACTTTTTTTATTGCACAGGGGATAATCCTGCCACTCGGCTTTGCCTTCCTGATGGCTGTCTTATTATACCCGCTGGAAAAACTACTGGTAAAGATCCGTTTGCCGAGGGTGGCAGCGATTATCGTGGCACTCCTGGTTGCCAGCCTGACCGCTTTCCTGGTCGTCGCGCTGATCTCATACCAGCTCGCATCATTCCTGGATGACCTGCCGGGAATCAAAAAAAACCTGAATGACTTTTTCGTGAACGCACAGTCGTGGCTGGATAAAACTTTTCATATCAGCAAACGACAACAGGACATTGCCATCAGCGATGCAGGAAAAAATACGCTGACCTCTGCCAAAGCCGCAGCGGGCAGTACGCTTGGGGCGCTGACGACTTCCCTTGGGAATCTGCTCCTGTTACCCATTTACACTTTTCTGCTGATGTATTACCGTGATCACCTGATACATTTTGTCCTTCGTTTGTTTGATGAAGGGGAGGAAAAGCGGGTCGCGCTGGTCATTTCGAAAATCAGGAAGGTCATTCAGCAGTATGTAACGGGCCTGCTGATGGAAACCGGCTGTGTGGCGGTGCTGAACTGTGTGGGATTGCTGCTGCTTGGTATTCCTTACGCCATCCTGCTCGGCGTTATTGGCGCGATATTAAACCTGATTCCTTATATCGGTGGCCTTGTCGCGCTGGTACTGACGGGTATCGTGACGCTCAGTAATACCGGGGACACCGGTAAAACCATAGGGAGTATCGCCGTTTATTTTGTAGTCCAGTTTATTGATAACAATTTCCTGGTGCCACGCATCATTGGCTCCAACGTGAAGCTGAATGCACTGGTATCCATCCTTGCAGTGCTGATCGGCGGAGCGCTCTGCGGGGTGGGAGGGATGTTTTTGAGTTTACCCTTTGTTGCGGTGTTGAAAGTTATCTTCGAAAACGTTGACTCGCTGAAACCATGGGGTCTGTTGCTCGGTGACGAAACCGATGCGCGCTGGATAAAAAGAAGGAAAGGTCCGGAGCTTGCCGGCACCGGGGCGGACCAGACCCCGAAATAA
- a CDS encoding TetR/AcrR family transcriptional regulator, with amino-acid sequence MASKERIQRLKDETRCNILSASLDIVKEEGWPALSMRKIADKIEYTAPIIYEYFGNKDAILIELTRMGYVKLSRLLVEAQSKFTTPEEQLEAMWLAYWNFAFAEKELYQVMYGVEMNCCAGFESDCPDVKGPSEMLWNKIEEITPVQKRTEEYVDTKYFTFWSVVHGLISINLTRQLVSDEINRQVLKDAISGIINAIKN; translated from the coding sequence ATGGCAAGTAAAGAACGCATTCAAAGATTAAAGGACGAAACCAGGTGTAATATACTGTCTGCCAGTCTTGACATCGTTAAAGAGGAGGGATGGCCTGCCCTCAGTATGCGTAAAATTGCTGATAAGATAGAATATACAGCGCCTATTATCTACGAATATTTTGGTAACAAAGATGCTATTTTAATAGAGCTTACCCGAATGGGCTACGTAAAACTTTCCAGGCTATTGGTGGAAGCACAAAGTAAATTTACTACGCCTGAAGAACAGCTCGAAGCAATGTGGCTGGCTTACTGGAATTTTGCTTTTGCTGAAAAAGAGCTCTACCAGGTGATGTATGGTGTGGAAATGAACTGTTGTGCAGGTTTTGAAAGCGACTGCCCGGATGTAAAAGGCCCATCAGAAATGCTTTGGAATAAGATTGAAGAAATCACTCCCGTACAAAAACGTACCGAGGAATATGTTGATACCAAGTATTTTACGTTTTGGTCAGTCGTACATGGGCTGATTTCTATCAATTTAACAAGGCAACTGGTATCGGATGAAATTAACCGGCAAGTATTAAAGGACGCAATCAGCGGTATTATTAATGCTATAAAAAACTAA
- a CDS encoding nucleotidyl transferase AbiEii/AbiGii toxin family protein, producing MIREWLEEYQPRNKEEAQQALREIMQEIALAGLQRSRFFEVAAFYGGTALRIFHGLDRFSEDLDFSLLEVNPDFSLQPYLNGMARELAALGMEVTITKKEKTKQSNVESAFLKPDTAWQEITLKGIVPQEKPDKLNAIIRIKLEVDKKPPLGFQTEEKLLVKPFSFYTKCYRLPDLFAGKMHALLFRKWANRVKGRDWYDMEWYVRKSIPLHLEHLAKRAKDSGNWSADTMSKEAFFQVLNDRISSVSMDQVKEDVVPFIKDYQKLDIWSPDYFRDLAKMIKFV from the coding sequence ATGATCAGGGAATGGCTGGAAGAATATCAACCCCGAAATAAGGAGGAGGCACAGCAGGCGCTGCGGGAAATCATGCAGGAGATCGCACTGGCCGGTTTGCAGCGAAGCCGTTTTTTTGAAGTGGCCGCATTTTACGGTGGCACGGCCTTACGGATCTTTCACGGACTGGACCGGTTTTCGGAGGACCTTGACTTCTCTTTGCTGGAAGTAAATCCTGATTTTTCCCTGCAGCCTTACCTCAACGGAATGGCAAGGGAACTGGCAGCGCTGGGTATGGAGGTCACGATCACCAAAAAGGAAAAAACAAAGCAAAGCAATGTGGAGTCCGCGTTTTTAAAACCGGACACTGCCTGGCAGGAGATCACGTTGAAAGGGATCGTTCCGCAGGAAAAGCCTGATAAGCTCAACGCCATCATCAGGATCAAACTGGAAGTTGACAAGAAACCGCCATTGGGGTTTCAGACAGAAGAGAAGCTGCTCGTAAAGCCCTTCTCCTTCTATACCAAATGCTACCGGTTGCCGGATTTGTTTGCCGGCAAGATGCATGCTTTGCTTTTCCGGAAATGGGCCAACCGTGTCAAAGGCAGGGACTGGTATGATATGGAATGGTATGTCCGGAAAAGTATCCCGTTACACCTGGAACACCTGGCAAAAAGGGCGAAGGATAGCGGAAACTGGTCCGCCGATACCATGAGTAAAGAAGCATTCTTTCAGGTACTCAATGACAGGATCAGTTCAGTCTCCATGGACCAGGTGAAAGAAGATGTCGTGCCGTTTATCAAAGATTACCAAAAGCTGGATATCTGGTCCCCGGACTATTTCCGTGACCTGGCGAAAATGATCAAATTTGTGTAG
- a CDS encoding type IV toxin-antitoxin system AbiEi family antitoxin domain-containing protein, whose protein sequence is MTIEQALQPYKGQAISMSILMDLLKDYLRPHNKIQELEKQHMLTRIKRGLYITGDALQDAKPSLFNLANHIYGPSYVSLEAALSHWGLIPERVTAIGSMTTGSTRTFRTAAGLFRYFKTRLPYYSFGIRRVVLAKDQTALIAGPEKALCDVILTRTGVLLRSVSQTQFFLEEDLRMEREPLRTLDREMIRSWLPDAAKQNSLRMLIKTLEAL, encoded by the coding sequence ATGACGATCGAACAGGCATTGCAGCCATATAAGGGACAGGCAATCAGTATGAGCATCCTGATGGATCTGCTGAAAGATTACCTGCGCCCGCATAATAAGATACAGGAGCTGGAAAAGCAACATATGCTCACCCGGATAAAGCGGGGCTTATACATAACGGGCGACGCGCTGCAGGATGCAAAGCCTTCCCTTTTTAACCTGGCAAATCATATTTACGGACCAAGTTATGTGTCGCTGGAGGCAGCGCTTTCCCATTGGGGACTGATCCCCGAACGGGTAACCGCTATTGGTTCGATGACGACAGGTTCCACCAGAACTTTCCGCACAGCGGCGGGGCTCTTCCGGTACTTCAAAACAAGACTGCCCTATTATAGTTTTGGTATCAGGCGCGTGGTATTGGCAAAGGATCAAACGGCACTGATAGCCGGTCCCGAAAAGGCACTATGTGATGTGATCCTTACCAGAACAGGTGTACTGCTTCGCAGTGTCAGCCAGACACAATTTTTTTTAGAAGAGGACCTGCGCATGGAACGCGAACCTTTGCGGACTTTAGACAGGGAGATGATCCGCTCCTGGCTCCCGGATGCGGCTAAGCAAAACAGTTTACGCATGCTGATAAAAACACTGGAGGCACTATGA
- a CDS encoding ribose-5-phosphate isomerase A produces the protein MKKWGSIHTIEKLCAAMARTFILVGDENKYTARLTNTYPVVLEVLPQARTYVPIAIKGLFADTVINYRHTNGGRYTRTQNNNLLLYVWFAQMPEPALLDIQLNRITRVVETSLFYNLANKAIRAGAGGITVLQKEGHIVEQTCYGRMP, from the coding sequence ATTAAAAAGTGGGGGAGTATACATACCATCGAGAAACTGTGTGCTGCCATGGCACGGACATTTATTCTGGTAGGTGATGAAAATAAATATACTGCCAGGCTGACCAATACTTATCCTGTCGTGCTGGAAGTGTTGCCGCAGGCCCGCACTTATGTACCCATAGCCATAAAGGGGTTGTTTGCGGATACGGTGATCAATTACCGTCACACAAACGGAGGCCGGTATACCCGCACGCAAAACAACAATTTGCTCCTGTATGTCTGGTTTGCTCAAATGCCGGAACCTGCACTGTTGGATATTCAGTTAAACCGGATCACACGTGTGGTGGAAACTTCTTTATTCTATAACCTGGCAAACAAAGCCATCAGAGCAGGAGCCGGCGGCATAACAGTTTTGCAAAAAGAGGGTCATATTGTTGAGCAGACATGCTACGGCAGGATGCCCTGA
- a CDS encoding DUF5694 domain-containing protein: protein MNIRQLIPAILFPLCYAVSLQGQPASIMIVGSDHLAQLYDSSHPNTDVFNRQRQAEIRTFVAAATQFRPDAVMVEVLPARQAELDSLYRLYAQDKLSFESLKDGRSEVYQLAFRIGRQSGLPVIFCVNAPGGTSQSILDNGDRIQLFKDEEQSVRRLVMEKMHALRADSLSLHDYLLFLNQPATYNRVYRLRYMTPARVTNGTFKNPDAMVDTAFIDKKYIGAELAAIYKTRDYKIYSNIVTTQLQTGAKKILLIIGAAHVGSLKSMFRDDPAFELADTEKILRSFRKSPGRP from the coding sequence ATGAACATACGACAGCTCATTCCCGCGATACTATTTCCACTCTGTTATGCGGTTTCGCTGCAGGGTCAGCCTGCCAGCATTATGATTGTTGGTTCGGATCACCTGGCCCAGCTGTATGACAGCAGTCATCCCAACACTGATGTGTTCAACCGGCAACGGCAGGCAGAAATCAGGACATTTGTCGCTGCAGCCACACAATTCAGACCTGACGCGGTGATGGTCGAGGTATTACCCGCACGGCAGGCTGAGCTCGACAGTCTATACCGGTTGTATGCGCAGGATAAGCTGAGTTTCGAAAGCCTGAAAGATGGCAGAAGCGAGGTATACCAGCTGGCATTCCGGATTGGCCGGCAGTCAGGACTGCCCGTCATCTTTTGCGTGAATGCCCCCGGAGGTACCTCGCAAAGTATCCTGGACAACGGAGACCGCATACAGTTGTTTAAAGACGAGGAGCAGTCGGTCAGACGGCTCGTCATGGAAAAGATGCATGCATTGCGGGCAGACAGTTTGTCGCTGCATGATTACCTCCTGTTCCTGAACCAGCCGGCTACATATAACAGGGTTTACCGGTTGCGTTACATGACACCGGCAAGGGTGACGAACGGGACATTTAAAAACCCGGATGCCATGGTCGACACCGCTTTTATCGACAAAAAATATATCGGTGCAGAGCTGGCTGCGATTTATAAAACAAGGGATTATAAAATATATTCCAACATCGTTACCACACAGCTGCAGACCGGTGCCAAAAAGATACTCCTCATCATCGGTGCAGCCCATGTTGGTTCACTCAAAAGCATGTTCCGGGATGACCCCGCATTCGAGCTGGCAGATACAGAAAAAATCCTGCGCAGCTTCCGCAAGTCTCCCGGCCGGCCCTGA
- a CDS encoding RteC domain-containing protein: protein MLQQHRRMAAACLEMFERLMQYAQDKGFADSAEEIRFFKEMRPGPESDWMFHRDVSALLAAAPPVGSEQIYAYYQQALADIAAFFNRHGFLRTYLQSGQELLDDKLFTRCTVPGELADWGACLYADWPTARCSTVLAAFYAKEKVSAWIESYLQRRQGYNVTATGHTPVLQWTGSKAALVELLYALQQSGMLNGGKATIKDLADFFCDAFTVDLGNYYRSFQELRIRKKNRTSFLDDLKTRLIRYMDETDLNYNG, encoded by the coding sequence ATGCTGCAGCAGCACCGCCGGATGGCAGCAGCCTGCCTGGAAATGTTTGAACGCCTGATGCAATATGCTCAGGACAAGGGCTTTGCGGACAGTGCGGAAGAGATCCGCTTCTTTAAAGAGATGCGGCCGGGACCGGAAAGCGACTGGATGTTTCACCGCGATGTCTCCGCACTGCTGGCCGCAGCACCCCCTGTAGGCAGCGAACAGATATACGCGTACTACCAGCAGGCGCTGGCGGACATTGCGGCCTTTTTTAACCGGCACGGTTTCCTGCGCACTTATCTGCAGTCCGGTCAAGAACTGCTGGATGATAAATTGTTCACCCGATGCACGGTACCCGGTGAACTGGCAGACTGGGGGGCCTGCCTATACGCGGACTGGCCGACCGCCCGCTGCAGTACCGTACTTGCCGCGTTTTATGCCAAAGAAAAAGTGAGTGCCTGGATCGAATCATACCTGCAACGCAGGCAAGGTTATAACGTTACTGCAACTGGTCATACGCCAGTGCTGCAATGGACGGGCAGTAAGGCTGCACTCGTGGAACTGCTCTATGCCCTGCAACAGTCCGGTATGTTGAATGGCGGAAAGGCGACCATCAAAGACCTGGCAGATTTCTTCTGCGACGCCTTCACTGTTGACCTGGGCAACTATTACCGGAGTTTCCAGGAGCTGCGGATCCGCAAAAAGAACCGCACCAGTTTCCTGGATGATCTCAAAACCAGGCTCATCCGCTACATGGATGAAACAGACCTGAATTATAACGGATAA
- a CDS encoding metal-dependent hydrolase family protein: protein MKKLCLLLLLPATLCASAQQKILITNVVIFNGKDQQLFPGHVLVSGDTISQVSKAPISVTGKTDVKVVDGKGKFLMPGLIDAHTHVMMESMSMMELLASDIGFITVTAVKSAELDLMQGFTTFRDLAGPAFGLQKAIDRGLVPGPRIYPSGAMISQTSGHGDFLLPNSVPRDYAAMLDFTERFNFGMIADGAEQVLKRVREQLRLGATQVKLAAGGGVSSNFDPLDVTQFTEEEMRAAVEAAENWGTYVTVHAYTPRAIQMALRAGVRCIDHAQLMDEATAKMLAEKKAWLSLQPFVEDGSSSFAEGSPNRIKQLQMRAGTDSAYLLAKKFRIPTAFGTDCLFDRAAAARRAVNLTRLTRWYTPYEILQMATSGNAGLLAMSGPRNPYPKPLGVIEQGAYADILLVDGNPLEQIDILEQYDKKLLLIMKDGVIYKNLLQ, encoded by the coding sequence ATGAAAAAACTTTGCCTGCTTTTGTTGCTGCCCGCTACGCTGTGTGCCAGCGCCCAACAAAAAATTCTCATCACCAATGTCGTGATTTTTAACGGAAAAGATCAACAGCTTTTTCCTGGCCATGTGCTGGTCAGCGGCGACACCATCAGCCAGGTGTCCAAAGCGCCTATTTCTGTCACAGGAAAAACAGACGTAAAAGTCGTCGATGGAAAGGGAAAATTCCTGATGCCCGGACTGATCGATGCACACACCCATGTAATGATGGAGTCAATGAGCATGATGGAACTCCTGGCGAGCGACATTGGGTTCATCACCGTGACGGCTGTAAAGTCAGCAGAGCTGGACCTGATGCAGGGGTTTACTACTTTCAGGGATCTTGCCGGGCCTGCTTTTGGTTTGCAAAAAGCGATTGACCGGGGTCTGGTCCCCGGCCCGAGAATATACCCCAGCGGTGCCATGATCTCGCAGACATCGGGGCACGGGGATTTTTTGCTGCCCAACAGCGTACCGCGCGATTATGCTGCGATGCTTGATTTTACCGAGCGTTTCAACTTTGGCATGATCGCCGACGGGGCAGAGCAGGTGTTGAAGCGGGTGCGGGAACAGTTGCGGCTTGGCGCGACACAGGTAAAGCTGGCCGCCGGTGGCGGGGTGTCCTCTAATTTTGACCCGCTGGATGTGACACAGTTTACGGAGGAGGAAATGCGCGCCGCGGTAGAGGCTGCCGAAAACTGGGGTACCTATGTGACAGTACATGCCTACACGCCACGTGCGATTCAAATGGCCCTGCGTGCGGGTGTACGTTGTATCGACCATGCACAGCTGATGGATGAGGCCACCGCCAAAATGCTGGCAGAAAAAAAGGCCTGGCTGAGCCTGCAGCCATTCGTGGAAGACGGGTCCAGCAGTTTTGCGGAAGGCTCACCCAACCGTATCAAACAGTTGCAGATGAGGGCGGGAACCGACAGCGCCTACCTGCTCGCAAAAAAGTTTAGGATCCCCACCGCTTTTGGAACGGATTGCCTGTTTGACCGGGCAGCCGCAGCACGCCGCGCCGTGAATTTAACCAGGCTTACACGCTGGTACACTCCCTATGAAATTCTGCAGATGGCCACTTCCGGTAATGCCGGGCTGCTGGCCATGTCCGGACCCAGAAATCCCTATCCCAAACCACTGGGCGTTATTGAACAAGGTGCTTATGCAGACATCCTCCTGGTCGACGGTAACCCGCTTGAACAAATTGACATACTGGAGCAGTATGACAAAAAATTGCTGCTGATCATGAAAGACGGCGTGATCTATAAAAATCTTTTGCAGTAA